The stretch of DNA GAGCACGGCCTCAGTCAGCAGGCCGTGAGCGCGCGCGTGCGGTCGGCCGAGCGCCAGTTCGGCATCAAGGTGTTCAGCCGCGGTGCCAGCGGAGTGCAGCCCACGTCCGAGGGCGCCCTGATCCTCGAATGGGCGAGCCACATCCTCGCCACAGCGGAGGAACTGGCGTCGGGAGTCGCAGCGCTGCGCGGTGAACGGCAGGCCGGGCTGACGGTCGCGGCCAGCATGACGATCGCCGAGTACCTGGTTCCGGGGTGGACCGTCGCGATGCGGCGCAAGTACCCGAACGTGGTGACGAACGTGCGCCTGCTCAACTCGTCCGAGGTGACCGCCCGCGTGCTGTCGGGTGAGGCCGATCTCGGGTTCGTCGAGGGCCCGGACATTCCGGCGGGACTGCAGGTGCGGGAGATCGGCCGCGACCACCTGGTGGTCGTGGTGCCGCCGGAGCACGAATGGGTGCGCCGGTCGCCCATTCCGGTGTCCGAACTCGCGGCGACGCCGATGATCCAGCGGGAGTCCGGGTCCGGCACACGCACCACCCTCGAGAACGCGGTCCCGCAGTGCGTCCCGCCGTTGCTGGAGTTGACCTCGTGCACGGCGGTGAAGGCGGCGGTCGTGGCGGGCAACGCTCCGGCCGTGCTGTCCTCGCTCGCGGTCGCCGCCGACCTGACGGACGGCAGGCTCGCCTCCGTCCAGGTGGAGGGGCTGACGCTGCCGCGGCGGCTGTCCGCCGTCTGGGACCCGGTGCGCGGGGTGCAGGGTGCCGCCCGGGACTTCCTCGACATCGCCCTCGGCGCCGGCGCGGCCGCGGGGGTCGGTGCCCTGACTGCGGGAGCTACAGCGCAGCCCCGCTGAATCCGTGCTGGCGCCACGCCTCGTACGTCACCAGGGCGGCGGCGTTGGACAGGTTCAGCGACCGCCGGCCGGGCAGCATCGGGATGCGGACCCGTTCCGTGACGTGCGGGTCGGCCAGCACCTCCGCCGACAGTCCGGTGGGTTCCGGGCCGAACAGCAGAACGTCGCCCGGCCGGTACGCGATGTCGGCGTACGACACGGTGGCGTGCGCGGTGAACGCGAACACCCGCGCCGGCCCCACAGCCGCCCAGGCCGCCTCCAGGTTCTCGTGCACGGTCACCGACGCCAGGTCGTGGTAGTCGAGCCCGGCCCGCTTCAGCTTCGGCTCGGACAGGTCGAACCCGAGTGGTCCCACCAGGTGCAGTTCGCAACCGGTGCCCGCCACCATGCGGATGGCGTTGCCGGTGTTGGGTGGGATTCGGGGTTCGTGGAACATCACTCGGAACACCCGCACAGCTTAGAACCCCACCAGGGGACGGCATGATGGACGCATGGATCCGGTCGAAGAGGTGGTGGGTGAGGACTACGGCGACGCACGACTCCCCGCGCAGAACTGGCAGCGGCGGCACTACACGAAATGCAACTTCCGTGATGCCGACCTGAGTGAACTCCGCACCGAGTCGGTGATCTTCACCGAATGCGACTTCACGGGCGCCGACCTCGCCGAGTCGCACCACGTGGGGACGGCGTTCCGTTCCTGCTCGTTCACCAGAACGACGCTGTGGCACAGCGAGTTCCGCAACTGCAGCTTCCTCGGTTCGGAGTTCGACAACTGCCGGCTGCGCCCGATGGTCTTCGACGAGTGCGACTTCACGCTCGTGTCGCTGGGCGGTGCGGACCTGCGCGGACTCGATTTCACGGACTGCCGGTTCCGGGAAGCCAACCTCGTCCGGACGGATCTCCGCCGGGCCGTCCTGCGCTCGGCGGACCTGTTCGGGGCCCGCACCGGCGGCGCGAAATTGGACGGCGCGGACCTGCGCGGAGCGCACGTCGACGCGAACCTGTGGACGGCCGCCTCTCTGGACAAGGCGCAGATCGAACTCACCCAGGCCATCGCGTACGCGACGGCCAATGGGCTCGTGGTGGAACCGACCTGACACCGGTTCGCCGAACCTGCCTGACACTGGTTCTGCGAACCTGAGAGAATGGGGCACGTGACTGCAACGATCCTCGATGGCAAGGCGACCCGCGACGAGATTTTCGAAGACCTGAAGGTGCGGGTGAGCGCCCTGAAGGACAAGGGCATCACGCCCGGTCTCGGCACCGTCCTGGTGGGGGACGACCCGGGGTCGGCCGCCTACGTGCGCGGCAAGCACAACGACTGCGCGAAGGTCGGGATCACCTCGATCCGCCGCGACCTGCCCGCCGACATCACGCAGGAGAAGCTCGACGCCACCATCGACGAGCTCAACGCCAACCCGGACTGCACCGGGTACATCGTGCAGCTCCCGGTGCCGAAGCAGC from Rhodococcus opacus B4 encodes:
- a CDS encoding LysR family transcriptional regulator: MPLSPRVPELSALDVLLSVERLGSMGAAGREHGLSQQAVSARVRSAERQFGIKVFSRGASGVQPTSEGALILEWASHILATAEELASGVAALRGERQAGLTVAASMTIAEYLVPGWTVAMRRKYPNVVTNVRLLNSSEVTARVLSGEADLGFVEGPDIPAGLQVREIGRDHLVVVVPPEHEWVRRSPIPVSELAATPMIQRESGSGTRTTLENAVPQCVPPLLELTSCTAVKAAVVAGNAPAVLSSLAVAADLTDGRLASVQVEGLTLPRRLSAVWDPVRGVQGAARDFLDIALGAGAAAGVGALTAGATAQPR
- a CDS encoding tRNA (cytidine(34)-2'-O)-methyltransferase is translated as MFRVMFHEPRIPPNTGNAIRMVAGTGCELHLVGPLGFDLSEPKLKRAGLDYHDLASVTVHENLEAAWAAVGPARVFAFTAHATVSYADIAYRPGDVLLFGPEPTGLSAEVLADPHVTERVRIPMLPGRRSLNLSNAAALVTYEAWRQHGFSGAAL
- a CDS encoding pentapeptide repeat-containing protein, producing MDPVEEVVGEDYGDARLPAQNWQRRHYTKCNFRDADLSELRTESVIFTECDFTGADLAESHHVGTAFRSCSFTRTTLWHSEFRNCSFLGSEFDNCRLRPMVFDECDFTLVSLGGADLRGLDFTDCRFREANLVRTDLRRAVLRSADLFGARTGGAKLDGADLRGAHVDANLWTAASLDKAQIELTQAIAYATANGLVVEPT